The following proteins come from a genomic window of Excalfactoria chinensis isolate bCotChi1 chromosome 6, bCotChi1.hap2, whole genome shotgun sequence:
- the ADO gene encoding 2-aminoethanethiol dioxygenase: MPRDNMASLIQRVARQARITFRSPAGPAFGENLHRLQQLLDEVRAEDLHLAPQGPAAAGGTGCSRAGAVPPVSYMHICETESFSMGVFLLRGGACIPLHDHPGMNGMLKVLYGTLRIACMDALPAAAGPPPPPAPGPCLRALLRSRQHYTPASPPCLLSPHSDNLHQIDAVEGPAAFLDILAPPYDPEHGRDCHYYRLLEGPPAGAEPALPREVWLLETAPAADFWCGGEPYPGPRVCP, translated from the coding sequence ATGCCCCGGGACAACATGGCCTCCCTGATCCAGCGGGTGGCGCGGCAGGCGCGCATCACCTTCCGCAGCCCCGCGGGACCGGCCTTCGGGGAGAACCTGCAccggctgcagcagctgctggacgAGGTGCGCGCCGAGGACCTGCACTTGGCGCCGCaggggccggcggcggcggggggcaCGGGGTGCTCGCGGGCCGGCGCGGTACCGCCCGTCAGCTACATGCACATCTGCGAGACCGAGAGCTTCAGCATGGGCGTGTTCCTGCTGCGCGGCGGCGCCTGCATCCCGCTGCACGACCACCCGGGGATGAACGGCATGCTGAAGGTGCTGTACGGCACGCTGCGCATCGCCTGCATGGACGcgctgcccgccgccgccggcccgccgccgcctccggcCCCGGGGCCGTGCCTGCGCGCCCTGCTGCGCTCCCGGCAGCACTACACGCCCGCCTCGCCGCCCTGCCTGCTCTCGCCGCACAGCGACAACCTGCACCAGATCGACGCGGTGGAGGGCCCCGCCGCCTTCCTCGACATCCTGGCGCCGCCCTACGACCCCGAGCACGGCCGGGACTGCCACTACTACCGCCTGCTGGAGGGGCCGCCGGCCGGCGCCGAGCCCgcgctgcccagggaggtgtggCTGCTGGAGACCGCGCCGGCCGCCGACTTCTGGTGCGGGGGAGAGCCCTACCCGGGGCCCCGCGTCTGCCCCTGA
- the EGR2 gene encoding E3 SUMO-protein ligase EGR2 encodes MMTAKAADKIPVPLGGFPHQLPEGIYPADDISAALPTSVAIFPNADPAGPFDQMSGVAADGMLGVDMGDKRALELPYGGGFAPGAPTSRNQTFTYMGKFSIDPQYPGAGCYPEGIINIVSAGILQGVSAPASAASAASSAASSASSSATAASAASPGALPGALGCGMAQGPPAELEHLYSPPPPPYSGCGELYPQDPSSAFLPAAGGGALPFPPPPSYPSPKAAAADGGLFTVIPEYGGFFPPPQCQRELHAGPDRKPFPCPLDSLRVPPPLTPLSTIRNFTMGAAPAGAAPGSAPGGGGGGGAGEGARLPAGAYSPHHLPLRPILRPRKYPNRPSKTPVHERPYPCPAEGCDRRFSRSDELTRHIRIHTGHKPFQCRICMRNFSRSDHLTTHIRTHTGEKPFACDFCGRKFARSDERKRHTKIHLRQKERKGAGTAAAPQPGAGGSGAALGPCAARTRTP; translated from the exons atGATGACCGCTAAGGCGGCGGACAAGATCCCGGTGCCCCTCGGCGGGTTCCCGCACCAGCTGCCCGAGGGCATCTACCCCGCGGACGACATCTCCGCCGCGCTGCCGACTTCGGTCGCGATCTTCCCCAATGCCGACCCCGCGGGGCCGTTCGACCAGATGAGCGGCGTGGCCGCAG ACGGCATGCTCGGCGTGGACATGGGCGACAAGCGGGCCCTGGAGCTCCCCTACGGCGGCGGCTTCGCGCCCGGCGCCCCGACCTCCCGCAACCAGACCTTCACCTACATGGGCAAGTTCTCCATCGACCCGCAGTACCCCGGCGCCGGCTGCTACCCCGAGGGCATCATCAACATCGTGAGCGCGGGCATCCTGCAGGGGGTCAGCGCGCCCGCCtccgccgcctccgccgcctcctccgccgcctcctccgcctcctcctcGGCCaccgccgcctccgccgcctCCCCCGGCGCGCTGCCCGGGGCGCTGGGCTGCGGCATGGCGCAGGGCCCGCCGGCcgagctggagcacctctactcgccgccgccgccgccctaCTCGGGCTGCGGGGAGCTGTACCCGCAGGACCCCTCCTCGGCCTTCCTGCCCGCCGCCGGCGGCGGGGCGCTGCCCTTCCCCCCGCCGCCCTCCTACCCCTCCCCGAAGGCGGCGGCGGCCGACGGCGGGCTCTTCACCGTCATCCCCGAGTACGGCGGCTTCTTCCCGCCGCCCCAGTGCCAGCGGGAGCTGCACGCCGGCCCCGACCGCAAGCCCTTCCCCTGCCCCCTCGACTCGCTCCGCGTCCCGCCGCCGCTCACGCCGCTCTCCACCATCCGCAACTTCACCATGGGGGCGGCCCCGGCGGGCGCCGCTCCCGGCTCTGCCcccggaggcggcggcggcggcggcgctgggGAGGGCGCGCGGCTGCCCGCGGGCGCCTACAGCCCGCACCACCTGCCGCTGCGGCCCATCCTGCGGCCCCGCAAGTACCCCAACCGGCCCAGCAAGACGCCGGTGCACGAGCGGCCCTACCCCTGCCCCGCCGAGGGCTGCGACCGCCGCTTCTCGCGCTCCGACGAGCTCACCCGGCACATCCGCATCCACACGGGCCACAAGCCCTTCCAGTGCCGCATCTGCATGCGCAACTTCAGCCGCAGCGACCACCTCACCACCCACATCCGCACGCACACCGGCGAGAAGCCCTTCGCCTGCGACTTCTGCGGCAGGAAGTTCGCCCGCTCCGACGAGAGGAAGCGGCACACCAAGATCCACCTGCGCCAGAAGGAGCGCAAGGGCGCGGGGaccgccgccgccccgcagcccggAGCCGGCGGCAGCGGGGCCGCCCTGGGCCCCTGCGCGGCGCGGACGCGGACGCCCTGA